A section of the Metabacillus endolithicus genome encodes:
- a CDS encoding rod shape-determining protein: MFARDIGIDLGTANVLIHVKGKGIVLNEPSVVALDKNSGKVLAVGEEARRMVGRTPGNIVAIRPLKDGVIADFEVTEAMLKHFINKLNVKGLFSKPRMLICCPTNITSVEQKAIKEAAEKSGGKNVFLEEEPKVAAIGAGMDIFQPYGNMVVDIGGGTTDVAVLSMGDIVTASSIKMAGDKFDNEILQYIKREYKLLIGERTAEEIKINVATVFPGARYEEINIRGRDMVTGLPRTITVNSTEVESALREPVAAIVQAAKSVLERTPPELSADIIDRGVILTGGGALLNGLDQLLAEELKVPVLVAESPMDCVAIGTGIMLDNMDKLPRKKFG; encoded by the coding sequence ATGTTCGCGAGGGATATTGGTATAGATCTTGGTACGGCAAATGTACTGATTCATGTTAAGGGTAAAGGAATTGTTCTGAATGAACCTTCCGTTGTTGCGTTAGACAAGAATTCCGGAAAGGTTCTTGCCGTTGGTGAAGAAGCAAGACGTATGGTAGGACGTACTCCTGGGAATATTGTTGCCATTCGCCCATTAAAAGATGGCGTCATCGCAGATTTTGAAGTAACAGAAGCAATGTTAAAGCATTTTATCAATAAGTTAAATGTAAAAGGATTATTTTCAAAGCCACGCATGTTAATTTGCTGCCCAACGAATATTACATCTGTTGAGCAAAAAGCCATTAAAGAAGCTGCTGAAAAAAGCGGTGGAAAAAATGTATTCCTTGAGGAAGAACCAAAAGTAGCGGCCATTGGTGCCGGTATGGACATCTTCCAACCTTACGGAAACATGGTAGTAGATATAGGCGGTGGTACAACTGATGTCGCTGTGTTATCAATGGGCGATATTGTCACCGCCTCTTCTATTAAAATGGCAGGGGACAAGTTTGATAATGAAATCCTGCAATATATTAAAAGAGAGTACAAGCTTCTAATCGGTGAACGTACAGCCGAAGAAATTAAAATCAATGTTGCAACGGTATTCCCAGGCGCACGTTATGAAGAAATTAACATTCGTGGACGTGATATGGTGACAGGTTTACCTCGCACAATTACAGTCAATTCAACCGAAGTAGAATCAGCACTTCGTGAACCAGTTGCTGCGATTGTACAAGCTGCTAAGAGTGTATTAGAACGTACTCCTCCAGAACTATCAGCCGACATTATCGACCGCGGCGTGATCTTAACAGGTGGCGGAGCCCTTCTAAACGGTCTTGATCAGCTACTAGCAGAAGAACTAAAAGTACCTGTACTAGTTGCGGAATCACCAATGGATTGTGTTGCAATCGGAACAGGAATTATGCTTGACAACATGGACAAACTTCCACGCAAAAAATTCGGATAA
- the spoIIID gene encoding sporulation transcriptional regulator SpoIIID, translating to MHDYIKERTIKIGKYIVETKKTVRVIAKEFGVSKSTVHKDLTERLPEINPDLANEVKEILDYHKSIRHLRGGEATKLKYKKDEILEEEPVK from the coding sequence GTGCACGATTACATCAAAGAACGCACAATCAAGATTGGGAAGTATATCGTGGAGACAAAGAAAACAGTTCGCGTTATTGCGAAGGAGTTTGGAGTTTCCAAAAGTACCGTCCATAAGGATTTAACAGAAAGGTTACCTGAAATTAACCCTGATCTTGCGAATGAGGTAAAGGAGATACTTGATTACCATAAATCAATTAGACATTTGCGTGGTGGAGAGGCAACGAAGCTTAAGTACAAGAAGGACGAGATTTTAGAAGAAGAACCAGTGAAATAA